A genomic region of Rhizomicrobium sp. contains the following coding sequences:
- the thrB gene encoding homoserine kinase, which produces MAVYTDVSFEELETLLGDYDLGQPLSFKGIAEGVENSNFHLQTDRGAYFLTLYEKRVSEADLPFFLGLMEHLAARGIACPQPIRRRDGGQWSTLNGRPAALVTFLNGLSLKRPDAVHCAAAGAALARMHAAGVGFAIARPNALGPGGWGELALKTEAGADGIEAGLRDLIADSHRDIVANWPKGLPGGVIHADLFPDNVLFMNAEVSGLIDFYFACNDAYAYDLAVMLNAWCFESDGGFNVTKSASLIGAYRRERELTGAEIAALPVLSAGAALRFLLTRLYDRLNHDPNALVRPKDPRDFSRRLRFHRKVRNATEYGL; this is translated from the coding sequence ATGGCGGTCTATACCGACGTCTCCTTCGAGGAGCTGGAAACGCTGCTCGGCGATTACGATCTGGGCCAGCCGCTGAGCTTCAAGGGCATCGCGGAGGGGGTGGAGAACTCCAATTTCCACCTGCAGACCGACCGCGGCGCCTATTTCCTCACCCTCTATGAAAAGCGCGTCAGCGAGGCCGATCTGCCGTTCTTCCTGGGGCTGATGGAGCATCTGGCGGCGCGCGGCATCGCCTGCCCGCAGCCGATAAGGCGGCGCGACGGCGGCCAATGGAGCACGCTTAACGGAAGGCCGGCGGCGCTGGTGACGTTCCTGAACGGATTGTCCTTGAAGCGGCCGGACGCGGTGCATTGCGCCGCGGCGGGCGCGGCGCTCGCGAGGATGCACGCGGCCGGCGTCGGCTTCGCGATCGCGCGCCCGAACGCGCTGGGGCCGGGCGGCTGGGGCGAATTGGCCCTGAAGACGGAAGCGGGCGCCGACGGGATCGAGGCGGGCTTGCGCGACCTGATCGCGGACAGCCATCGCGACATCGTCGCGAACTGGCCGAAGGGGCTGCCGGGCGGCGTGATCCATGCCGATCTGTTCCCCGACAATGTGCTGTTCATGAATGCCGAGGTTTCGGGGCTGATCGATTTCTACTTCGCCTGCAACGACGCCTATGCCTACGACCTCGCGGTGATGCTGAACGCGTGGTGCTTCGAGAGCGATGGCGGCTTCAACGTCACCAAGAGCGCCAGCCTGATCGGCGCCTATCGCCGCGAGCGCGAACTGACAGGCGCGGAGATCGCCGCCCTGCCCGTGCTCAGCGCTGGCGCGGCGCTGCGCTTCCTGCTGACGCGGCTCTATGACCGGCTGAACCACGACCCCAACGCACTGGTGCGGCCGAAGGACCCGCGCGATTTCTCGCGCCGGCTGCGCTTCCACCGCAAGGTCCGCAACGCGACGGAGTACGGATTGTGA
- the argS gene encoding arginine--tRNA ligase, with protein MTSLLSDLGVIAGAAFAAEGLSESFGQVSRSDRPDLAQFQCNGALAAAKAAKANPRAIAEKVAARLKADPLFAKVEIAGPGFINLDVTDAALAARGVALAKDATLGAPATGAGKSVVLDFGGANIAKPMHVGHLRSAIIGDSLQRLFRANGWTVTSDIHLGDWGLQMGQLISEIDHRGIAPVYFDANFTGPYPAQSPVTMDDLEELYPAASAACKADETRLAEARQATADLQAGRPGYRALWTHFFNVSKVGLDREYGALGVHFDLWKGEASVDPLVGPMVADFKARGIAVESEGALVVPVARNTDKKEMPPLILVKSDGAVLYGTTDLATVIDRVAEQNPDLIVYVVDQRQSLHFEQVFRAAERAGIAGKATLEHAGFGTMNGVDGKPFKTRAGGVMKLFDLIAMVTAEAEKRLAEQGIGADYSAEERADIARKVGIATLRFADLSNWRLTDYIFDLERFSKFEGKTGPYLQYAAVRIQSILRRAAEQGFTPADPAIRSPEERALFLQLLALPDTMAAAEKARAPNILCDYVFTLAQLYSRFYGEHHILSESDAALRAARLGLCQLTLDVLIHVLSLLGIEVPQRM; from the coding sequence ATGACGTCGCTGCTTTCGGACCTGGGCGTGATCGCGGGCGCCGCGTTCGCGGCCGAAGGACTGTCCGAATCCTTCGGCCAGGTGAGCCGGTCCGACCGGCCCGACCTCGCGCAGTTCCAGTGCAACGGCGCGCTCGCCGCCGCGAAGGCCGCCAAGGCCAACCCGCGCGCCATCGCCGAGAAGGTCGCCGCCCGGCTGAAAGCCGATCCGCTGTTCGCCAAGGTCGAGATCGCCGGCCCCGGCTTCATCAACCTCGACGTGACCGACGCGGCGCTCGCGGCGCGCGGCGTGGCGCTGGCGAAGGACGCGACGCTCGGCGCGCCGGCGACCGGCGCCGGCAAGTCGGTCGTGCTCGATTTCGGCGGCGCCAACATCGCCAAGCCGATGCATGTCGGCCATCTGCGCTCCGCGATCATCGGCGACAGTCTGCAGCGTCTGTTCCGCGCCAATGGCTGGACCGTGACCAGCGATATCCATCTCGGCGATTGGGGCCTTCAGATGGGCCAGCTCATCTCCGAGATCGATCATCGCGGCATCGCGCCGGTCTATTTCGACGCGAATTTCACCGGTCCCTATCCGGCGCAATCGCCCGTCACGATGGACGATCTGGAGGAGCTCTATCCGGCCGCCTCCGCCGCTTGCAAAGCCGACGAGACAAGGCTCGCCGAGGCCCGCCAGGCGACCGCCGATCTGCAGGCCGGGCGGCCGGGCTACCGCGCGCTGTGGACGCATTTTTTCAATGTCTCCAAGGTCGGTCTCGATCGCGAATATGGCGCGCTCGGCGTCCATTTCGATCTGTGGAAGGGCGAGGCGAGCGTCGATCCGCTCGTCGGCCCGATGGTCGCGGACTTCAAGGCGCGCGGCATCGCGGTGGAGAGCGAAGGCGCGCTCGTCGTTCCCGTCGCGCGCAACACCGACAAGAAGGAGATGCCGCCGCTGATCCTGGTGAAGTCCGACGGCGCGGTGCTCTACGGCACCACCGACCTCGCCACCGTGATCGACCGCGTCGCCGAGCAGAATCCCGACCTGATCGTCTATGTCGTCGACCAGCGCCAGAGCCTGCATTTCGAGCAGGTGTTCCGCGCCGCCGAAAGGGCCGGCATCGCCGGCAAGGCCACGCTCGAACATGCCGGCTTCGGCACGATGAACGGCGTCGACGGCAAGCCGTTCAAGACCCGCGCCGGCGGCGTGATGAAGCTGTTCGACCTTATCGCCATGGTGACCGCCGAAGCCGAGAAGCGCCTTGCGGAGCAAGGCATCGGCGCGGACTATTCCGCCGAGGAGCGCGCCGACATCGCCAGGAAGGTCGGCATCGCCACGCTCCGATTCGCCGATCTGTCGAACTGGCGGCTGACCGACTACATCTTCGATCTCGAACGTTTCTCGAAATTCGAGGGCAAGACCGGCCCCTATCTGCAATACGCGGCGGTCCGCATCCAGTCGATCCTGCGCCGCGCGGCGGAGCAGGGCTTCACGCCCGCCGATCCCGCGATCCGCTCGCCGGAAGAGCGCGCTTTGTTCCTCCAGCTCTTGGCGCTGCCCGACACGATGGCGGCGGCCGAGAAGGCCCGGGCGCCCAACATCCTGTGCGACTACGTCTTCACGCTGGCCCAGCTCTACAGCCGCTTCTATGGCGAGCACCACATCCTCTCCGAATCGGACGCCGCCCTGCGCGCCGCCCGGCTCGGTCTGTGCCAGCTGACCCTGGACGTGCTGATCCACGTCTTGTCGCTCTTGGGCATCGAAGTCCCGCAAAGGATGTGA
- the rnhA gene encoding ribonuclease HI: MSKPEVEMFTDGACSGNPGPGGWGVILRSKGAEKELSGGDRATTNNRMEMMAAIQGLAALKTPSAITLYTDSRYVLDGATKWLANWKKNGWKTADKKPVKNDDLWRLLEVEMARHEIRWQWVRGHDGHPENERADALARGAIP; this comes from the coding sequence GTGAGCAAGCCCGAGGTCGAGATGTTCACCGACGGCGCCTGTTCGGGAAATCCCGGGCCGGGCGGCTGGGGCGTGATCCTGCGTTCCAAGGGCGCCGAGAAGGAATTGTCGGGCGGCGACCGCGCCACGACCAACAACCGCATGGAGATGATGGCGGCGATTCAGGGCCTGGCGGCGCTGAAGACGCCGTCGGCGATCACGCTCTATACGGATTCGCGCTATGTGCTGGACGGCGCGACGAAGTGGCTGGCGAACTGGAAGAAGAACGGCTGGAAGACCGCCGACAAGAAACCGGTGAAGAACGACGATCTGTGGCGGCTGCTCGAAGTCGAGATGGCGCGCCACGAGATACGCTGGCAATGGGTGCGCGGGCATGACGGGCATCCGGAGAACGAACGTGCGGATGCGCTGGCGCGCGGGGCGATACCTTGA
- the gcvT gene encoding glycine cleavage system aminomethyltransferase GcvT: MTDTDQALKQTPLHALHVALGARMVPFAGYDMPVQYPTGVLKEHLHAREKAGLFDVSHMGQAFLSGDDPARALERLTPADVIGLNEGRQRYGLLLNGQGTIKDDFMFSRLLGEGALYLVVNAGTKDGDFAYIADRLKGIATLEPRPDRALLALQGPAAAAVLARHSPGIDGLSFMKVVRGMVAGAPAIVSRSGYTGEDGFEISIDAIHAERVANALLGEPEVLPIGLGARDSLRLEAGLCLYGHDIDETTDPVEANLVWSIAKRRKIDKDFPAADRVMDRVFNGAPRKRVGIRPDGRAPAREGAEIADKSGRIIGKITSGGFGPTLNAPIAMGYVETPFAGDGTELDLIVRGKPLPARVVPLPFVPHRYRRAL; the protein is encoded by the coding sequence GTGACCGATACCGATCAGGCCCTGAAGCAGACCCCGCTGCACGCGCTGCATGTCGCGCTTGGCGCCCGCATGGTGCCGTTCGCCGGCTACGACATGCCGGTGCAATATCCCACCGGCGTGCTCAAGGAGCATCTGCACGCCCGCGAGAAGGCCGGCCTGTTCGACGTTTCGCATATGGGCCAGGCGTTCCTCTCCGGCGACGATCCGGCCCGCGCCCTCGAACGCCTCACGCCCGCCGACGTGATCGGCTTGAACGAGGGGCGGCAGCGCTACGGCCTGCTGCTGAACGGGCAGGGCACGATCAAGGACGATTTCATGTTCTCGCGCCTTCTGGGCGAGGGCGCGCTCTATCTCGTCGTCAACGCCGGCACCAAGGACGGCGATTTCGCCTATATCGCGGACCGGTTGAAGGGCATCGCCACGCTCGAGCCGCGGCCCGACCGCGCGCTGCTGGCGCTGCAGGGTCCGGCCGCCGCCGCCGTGCTGGCGCGCCATTCGCCGGGCATCGATGGGCTCAGCTTCATGAAGGTAGTGCGCGGCATGGTCGCCGGCGCGCCCGCCATCGTCAGCCGCTCCGGCTATACCGGCGAAGACGGCTTCGAGATCTCCATTGACGCGATCCACGCCGAGCGGGTCGCCAACGCGCTGCTCGGCGAGCCGGAGGTCCTGCCCATCGGCCTTGGCGCCCGCGACAGCCTGCGCCTCGAAGCCGGCCTCTGCCTTTACGGCCACGACATCGACGAGACCACCGATCCGGTCGAAGCCAATCTGGTCTGGTCCATCGCCAAGCGCCGCAAGATCGACAAGGATTTCCCCGCCGCCGATCGGGTCATGGATCGCGTGTTCAACGGCGCGCCCCGCAAGCGCGTCGGCATCCGCCCCGACGGCCGCGCGCCGGCGCGCGAGGGCGCCGAGATCGCCGACAAATCCGGCCGCATCATCGGCAAGATCACCAGCGGCGGTTTCGGCCCCACGCTGAACGCGCCCATCGCGATGGGCTATGTCGAGACCCCATTCGCCGGCGACGGCACCGAGCTTGATCTCATCGTGCGCGGCAAGCCCTTGCCGGCGCGCGTCGTGCCGCTGCCTTTCGTTCCCCACCGTTACCGGAGAGCCCTATGA
- a CDS encoding YqgE/AlgH family protein, which translates to MASALHEQPQEKQGFLHGKLLIAMPGMSDPRFEQSVILMISHSDTGAMGLIVNKPIPQLGFRELMQKMDIETTDATSSKPVLFGGPCETDHGYVLHSAEPTNRPSTLTVTPDILLTPTVDMLRAIADGRGPERWLMALGYAGWGPGQIESEIVANGWIHCDADPGLVFDADANDKWRLAFGKLGAGLSGLSSEAGRA; encoded by the coding sequence ATGGCGTCGGCGCTGCACGAGCAACCCCAGGAGAAACAGGGCTTTCTGCATGGAAAGCTGCTCATTGCCATGCCCGGCATGTCGGATCCGCGCTTCGAGCAGAGCGTGATCCTGATGATTTCCCACTCCGACACCGGGGCGATGGGGCTGATCGTCAACAAGCCGATCCCGCAGCTCGGCTTCCGCGAGTTGATGCAGAAGATGGACATCGAGACGACCGACGCGACGTCGTCCAAGCCGGTGCTGTTCGGCGGGCCGTGCGAGACCGATCACGGCTATGTCCTGCATAGCGCCGAGCCCACCAACCGGCCGTCGACGCTGACCGTGACGCCGGACATCCTTTTGACCCCGACCGTGGACATGCTGCGCGCCATCGCCGACGGCCGCGGACCGGAGCGCTGGCTGATGGCGCTGGGCTATGCCGGCTGGGGGCCGGGGCAGATCGAGAGCGAGATCGTCGCCAACGGCTGGATCCATTGCGACGCCGATCCGGGCCTGGTGTTCGACGCCGACGCCAACGACAAATGGCGGCTCGCCTTCGGCAAGCTGGGCGCGGGATTGTCGGGACTGTCGTCGGAAGCGGGACGGGCGTAA